The following are from one region of the Estrella lausannensis genome:
- a CDS encoding superoxide dismutase has translation MKKFAIIPALFALLISTPNAYSAEEKPKEAAAPQAYQAKNFEHLLGKVPGLSDNLLKMHFKLYEGYVKNSNLLLEKIGELNKSGQNKTPEFAGLKRMLGWEMNGMLLHEYYFDNLGAKPLAANDPLQKKMTADFGGFDQWKADFIATGQIRGIGWVVSYIEPKSGRLINEWINEHDLGHLSGATPLLIMDVFEHAFITEFGLDRPKYIEVFFNNINWDKVAERFKKTGSSS, from the coding sequence ATGAAGAAATTCGCCATCATCCCAGCCCTCTTCGCTTTGCTTATCAGTACGCCGAATGCCTACAGCGCCGAGGAAAAACCCAAAGAAGCTGCCGCACCACAAGCCTATCAGGCAAAAAACTTCGAGCACCTGCTCGGCAAAGTGCCCGGCCTAAGTGACAATCTCCTCAAAATGCATTTCAAGCTCTATGAGGGGTATGTAAAAAACAGCAATCTGCTGCTTGAAAAAATCGGGGAACTCAACAAATCCGGCCAAAATAAAACCCCTGAATTCGCAGGGCTCAAGCGCATGCTTGGCTGGGAGATGAACGGCATGCTCCTGCATGAGTACTACTTTGACAACTTGGGAGCCAAACCCCTGGCAGCGAATGACCCCTTGCAGAAAAAAATGACAGCCGACTTCGGCGGCTTCGATCAGTGGAAAGCCGATTTCATCGCCACCGGACAAATCCGCGGCATCGGCTGGGTCGTTTCCTACATCGAGCCGAAAAGCGGGCGCCTTATCAATGAATGGATCAACGAACACGATCTGGGCCACCTCTCCGGAGCGACTCCCCTGCTCATCATGGATGTCTTCGAGCACGCGTTCATCACGGAATTCGGCCTCGACAGACCCAAGTATATCGAGGTGTTCTTTAACAACATCAACTGGGATAAAGTAGCGGAGCGCTTCAAGAAGACAGGTTCTTCTTCTTAA